The Thermomonospora amylolytica sequence TCTGGCTGGACCGGCTGGCCGAGGCCGGCATCCCGGCCGGGTCGATCCGCTCCATCGACGAGGTGTACGAGTGGGAGCAGACCCGCTCGCAGGGCCTGGTGGTCGAGGTGGACCACCCCCAGCTCGGCCCGATCGAGCTGCCCGGCCCGCCGCTGCGGTTCGACGGGGAGCCGCCCCGCGAGCACACCGCGCCGCCGCTGCTCGGCCAGCACACCGAGGCCGTGCTGGCCTGGCTCGACGAGGCCGACCGGGCGGCCGGACGATGACCCGGCTCGGGGCTCGCGAGCTGGCCGGGGCCATCCTGGACCCCGGCAGCCGCAAGCCCTGGGACCGGCCGCCGCCCCCGGTGGCCGAGCCCGGCTCCGCGTACGCCGCCGAGCTGGCCGCGGCGCGGGAACGGTCGGGCTGCGACGAGGCCGTGATCACCGGCGAGGGGCTGCTGCGCGGCCGGCGGGTGGCGTTCGTGGTGTCGGAGTTCCGGTTCCTGGCCGGGTCGATCGGCGTCGCCACCGCCGACCGGATCGTGGCGGCGGTCGAGCGCGCCACCGCCGAGCGGATCCCGCTGCTGGCCGCCCCCTCCTCCGGCGGCACCCGGATGCAGGAGGGCACGGCGGCGTTCGTGCAGATGGCCCGGATCACCGCCGCCGTGATGCGGCATCGCGCCGCCGGGCTGCCCTACCTGGTCTACCTGCGCCATCCCACCACCGGCGGGGTGCTGGCCTCGTGGGGCTCGCTGGGGCACGTGACGGCCGCCGAGCCGGGCGCGCTGATCGGCTTTCTGGGGCCGCGGGTGTACGAGGCGCTGCACGGCGAGCCGTTCCCCGAGGGCGTCCAGGTCGCCGAGAACCTCGCCGCCAAGGGCCTGGTGGACGCGGTGGTGGACGTCGGCGAGCTGCCGGAGATCGCCTCCCGCGCGCTGTCGGTGCTGTGCGGCGAGACGACCGGGGAGGCCGGGGAGCCGGCGGACGTCGCCGAGGAGGTCCCGGAGGACGTTCCGGCCTGGGAGTCCATCGAACGTTCCCGCGACCCCGACCGGCCGGGGGTGCGGGAGCTGCTCAGGCACGCGGCGGCCGACGTGAGCGTGCTGTCGGGGACCGGGGAGGGCGAGGCCGATCCCGGGCTGCTGCTCGCGCTGGCCCGGTTCGGCGGCGTGCCGTGCGTGGTGGTCGGCCAGGACCGGCGCAGCCAGCGCACCGGCCATCCGCTCGGCCCGGCCGGGCTGCGGGTCGCCCGGCGCGGCATGCGGCTGGCCCGCGAGCTGGCCCTGCCGCTGGTCACCGTGGTGGACACCCCCGGCGCGGTGCTGAGCGCCGACGCCGAGGAACGCGGCCTGGCCGGGGAGATCGCCCGCTGCCTGGCCGAGCTGACCACCCTGGCGGCCCCCACGCTGGGGGTGCTGCTGGGCGAGGGGACCGGCGGCGCGGCGCTGGCCCTGCTGCCCACCGACCGGGTGCTGTGCGCCCGGCACGGCTGGCTGTCCCCGCTGCCGCCGGAGGGCGCGTCGGCGATCGTGCACCGCACCGTCGACCGCGCCGCCGAGATGGCGCAGGCCCAGGGCGTCCGCGCGGCCGACCTGCGCGCCGCCGGGATCGTCGACCGGATCATCCCCGAACGCCCGGACGCCGCCGCCGAGCCGGTGGAGTTCTGCGCCCGCGCCGCCGCCCTGGTGGCCGCGGGGCTGCGGGCGCTGGCCGGGACCGATCCGGCCGCCCGGCTGGCCGCCCGGCACGCCCGGTTCGCCGGGCTGCGGTAGCGCCCGGGTCACGCATCGCCACGGATTCCGGTCCCTGAGGTCCCAAAACCTGAAAATTCGTGTCCGAAAACCCGGCGAGGTGACGCGGCGGCACCTCCGCGACCGGTCCGCCGGGGGCTGTGCCCGCCCAGTTCGCGGCCGGAGGCGGAACGATGGTGACCAACCGGTCATACCTGGCATTCGTCCCATAAGGGGCCTGCTTTCCGGATTTCGGCTGAGCGAATCCGGTTGATTCGAGTAACCCTTTTCCGGCCGCCTTTCCGGTCGCGGCGGCGGTGTGCCAGCATGATCCACCGCATCCGGCGCCGCCTCGCAGGCCACCGGCGATGTGCGCCCCCGCCGCAGAGCGCGTGCGCGCCCCGGGGCCCGGCGCGCGGCCCGGGCCGTGCACGCGACATGAAGGGCACCGTCTGATGGGTCGGCGCGGGCGTCCGCCCGAGAACACCACCACCGGGGCACATCGCAGGCGACCGAAACTCCGCCACCGCCTCACCGGCTGGCTGTCCGGCGACAGCACCCCGCCCGAACACCGGCGACCCGAATCGGCCGCCCCGGGCGCGCACCAGGCGGATCCGGAGGCGCCCCGGCCCTATCCGGCCGCCCCCCAGACCGCCTGGCCGCAGGGGTACCCCCCGCAGGGCCCGGCGACCCAGCCCTTCGCCCTCCCCGGCCCCGCCCCCCAGACGCATCCCACGCCCCCAGGACAACCCGCCTGGGGCACCCGGCCCGAGCCGGCCGCCCTGCCCGCAGCAGAGGGACACCCCGCGTCGACAGGGCAGCCCGCCTGGGGCGCCCAGCCCGACGCGACCGGACACCCCGCGTGGGGCGCGCATCCCGGCCCGGCCGCACAACCCGCGAGCGGCGGACAGCCCGGACCGGCGGAGCACTCCGCGTGGGGCGTGGCGCACCCTGGCGTGGCCGCACCACCCGCGTCGACGGCCCAGCCCGCAGGCGGGGGACAGTTCGGGGCGGCCGAGCAGGCCGCCTGGGGCGCGCAGCCCGGCGTGGCCGGGCAGCCTGCGTCGGCAGGGGGCCACGGGTCGGTCGTTCCGTCCGTAAGCGAGGGGCAGCCTGCCTGGGGGACGCAGTCCGGTGTGGCCGGGCAGCCTGGGGCGGTCGTTCCGGCCGGTGCGGAGGGGCAGCCCGAGTGGGGGGCTCAGGCTGGTGCCGGCGGGCAGGTCGCGCCCGCGGGGCAGGCCGGGGCGGTCGTGCAGCGGGGGACGGCGGGACGGTTCGAGGCGATGGCGCGGTCCGAGGCCGCCGTCGAGCCGGTGGCCGGGCGGCGGCCGGGGCTGGCGGCGGTGCTGGCGGGGGAGGAGGACGCCGGGCCGGACGCCGCGGCGGTGTGGCCGGTGGTGGCCGAGCAGTTCGCGCTGCGGATGATGCTGCTGGCCGAGGAGCTGCGGCCGGCGCTGGACCGGCTGGAGAACGACGAGGACGACCCGGAGCGGCTGGAACGGCTCTACCGGGTGGACCACGCGGTCACCCGGATGCGGCGGGCCGCGCGTGAGCTGCGCGTGCTGGCCGGACGGGAGGGGGAGGAGCTGGACGGCCACACCTCGTCCCTGGTGGACGTGATCCGCGTGGCGACGTCCGCGATCGAGCGGTACACCCAGGTCGTCATCGGCACGGTGGCCGAGCTGGCGGTGGTCGCCTACGCCGCCGACGACGTGGCCGCGCTGCTGGCGGCGCTGCTGGACAACGCCACCCGCTACTCCCGGGGGGCGGTCACCGTCAGCGGGCACCTGCTGCAGGACGGCGCGGTGATGCTGCGGATCGAGGACACCGGCATCGGCATCGACGCCGGCCGGCTCGCCGAGATCAACCGGAGGCTGGCCGGCCCGGTGCCGCAGATCGACGACCAGGCCGGGATCCACACCGGGTTCCCGGTGGTGCACCGGCTGGCCCGCAGGCACGACATCGCCGTACGGCTGGCCTGCCGCGCCGCCACGGCCGGCGGCGGCTCCGGCGGGACGACCGCGATGGTGACCGTTCCGGCGGGCCTGCTGTGCGAGATCCCCGCGGAACCGGCCGCCCCGCCCGCCCCGGAGGGCGGATCGGCGGAGCCCGCGGAGCAGGGCCCGTCCGGGCACCTGACGATGGTGCGGCAGGTCGGGCCCGCCGCCCCGGTCACCCCGGGCGGCCTGCCGCGCCGGGAACGGGCCAGCCTGCGCGGCAACGGCGCCGCCGGCTCCGGGCCCGCCGCCCCGGCCGCCGGGGACACCACCGCCGAGGAGGCGGCCGCGGCCCGCCGGTCGTTCGCCGCCGATCTGGACGCGTTCGCCACCGGTCACGCCGAAGCCCGGCGGGAGACCGGCGGCCACCACGAGGCCCCATGAGGCCCCATGAGGAAGGA is a genomic window containing:
- a CDS encoding carboxyl transferase domain-containing protein, translating into MTRLGARELAGAILDPGSRKPWDRPPPPVAEPGSAYAAELAAARERSGCDEAVITGEGLLRGRRVAFVVSEFRFLAGSIGVATADRIVAAVERATAERIPLLAAPSSGGTRMQEGTAAFVQMARITAAVMRHRAAGLPYLVYLRHPTTGGVLASWGSLGHVTAAEPGALIGFLGPRVYEALHGEPFPEGVQVAENLAAKGLVDAVVDVGELPEIASRALSVLCGETTGEAGEPADVAEEVPEDVPAWESIERSRDPDRPGVRELLRHAAADVSVLSGTGEGEADPGLLLALARFGGVPCVVVGQDRRSQRTGHPLGPAGLRVARRGMRLARELALPLVTVVDTPGAVLSADAEERGLAGEIARCLAELTTLAAPTLGVLLGEGTGGAALALLPTDRVLCARHGWLSPLPPEGASAIVHRTVDRAAEMAQAQGVRAADLRAAGIVDRIIPERPDAAAEPVEFCARAAALVAAGLRALAGTDPAARLAARHARFAGLR
- a CDS encoding ATP-binding protein, producing the protein MAGQPGAVVPAGAEGQPEWGAQAGAGGQVAPAGQAGAVVQRGTAGRFEAMARSEAAVEPVAGRRPGLAAVLAGEEDAGPDAAAVWPVVAEQFALRMMLLAEELRPALDRLENDEDDPERLERLYRVDHAVTRMRRAARELRVLAGREGEELDGHTSSLVDVIRVATSAIERYTQVVIGTVAELAVVAYAADDVAALLAALLDNATRYSRGAVTVSGHLLQDGAVMLRIEDTGIGIDAGRLAEINRRLAGPVPQIDDQAGIHTGFPVVHRLARRHDIAVRLACRAATAGGGSGGTTAMVTVPAGLLCEIPAEPAAPPAPEGGSAEPAEQGPSGHLTMVRQVGPAAPVTPGGLPRRERASLRGNGAAGSGPAAPAAGDTTAEEAAAARRSFAADLDAFATGHAEARRETGGHHEAP